A genomic segment from Bradyrhizobium sp. ISRA430 encodes:
- a CDS encoding recombinase family protein, with protein sequence MDQARERSFDVIIVEALDRLSRDMEDLAGIHKRLSFLGIEIRAVHEGVVNTVLVGLRGLVGQLYREDNAHKVRRGQAGRVKQGLAGGGLTYGYAAVAGKSGERVVLEAEAQVIRRIFQEYVDGRTPREIAHDLNKERVSPPRGRAWNASTINGNVERGAGILQNELYVGRLVWNKVRMVKDPDSGKRLSRPNPRSDWQIAEVPHLAIVSPELFTAAQQRKGERSHGHPSHQRRARRMLSGLLRFMRLGYGNEWTGQIGARSDSLLGGHRKWHVS encoded by the coding sequence TTGGACCAAGCGCGGGAGAGATCCTTTGACGTAATAATCGTCGAAGCGCTCGATCGTCTTTCTCGCGACATGGAAGATCTCGCAGGCATCCATAAGCGGCTGTCTTTTCTCGGAATCGAGATCCGGGCGGTTCACGAAGGTGTTGTCAACACCGTGCTGGTCGGCCTTCGCGGCTTGGTCGGACAACTCTATCGTGAAGACAACGCTCACAAGGTACGTCGTGGCCAAGCAGGGCGGGTCAAGCAAGGTTTGGCTGGAGGTGGCCTGACATACGGATACGCCGCGGTTGCCGGAAAAAGCGGCGAACGGGTCGTCCTCGAGGCCGAGGCACAAGTGATCCGGCGCATCTTTCAGGAATACGTGGACGGTCGAACGCCTCGCGAGATCGCACACGATCTCAACAAGGAAAGGGTATCACCTCCGCGAGGGCGCGCATGGAATGCTTCAACTATCAATGGCAACGTTGAGCGTGGCGCCGGAATTCTGCAGAACGAGCTTTATGTAGGGCGCCTCGTCTGGAACAAGGTCAGGATGGTGAAAGATCCCGACTCGGGAAAGCGCCTGTCACGACCGAATCCGAGGAGTGACTGGCAGATTGCTGAAGTGCCGCATCTTGCAATTGTCAGTCCAGAGTTGTTCACAGCTGCCCAGCAACGCAAAGGGGAGCGCAGCCACGGCCACCCCAGCCATCAACGTCGGGCCCGTCGGATGCTATCTGGCTTGTTGCGGTTCATGCGGCTCGGGTATGGCAACGAATGGACGGGACAAATCGGGGCGCGTTCGGATTCGCTGCTCGGCGGCCACCGAAAGTGGCATGTGTCCTGA
- a CDS encoding recombinase family protein, whose product MKESSPIEETTRKRATIYARFSSDLQNERSIEDQLSLCQSYAEREGLTVISTYEDRARSGGSVMGREGLLRIWTKRGRDPLT is encoded by the coding sequence ATGAAAGAGAGCTCGCCAATCGAAGAGACGACAAGGAAGAGAGCGACGATCTATGCTCGATTCTCATCCGATCTTCAGAATGAACGTTCGATTGAAGATCAGCTTTCGCTTTGTCAAAGCTATGCCGAACGGGAAGGCTTAACCGTTATCAGCACCTATGAGGATCGGGCCCGTTCGGGTGGCTCAGTCATGGGACGCGAAGGCCTTCTTCGGATTTGGACCAAGCGCGGGAGAGATCCTTTGACGTAA